A single genomic interval of Heteronotia binoei isolate CCM8104 ecotype False Entrance Well chromosome 11, APGP_CSIRO_Hbin_v1, whole genome shotgun sequence harbors:
- the PITPNB gene encoding phosphatidylinositol transfer protein beta isoform translates to MVLIKEFRVLLPCSVQEYQVGQLYSVAEASKNETGGGEGIQVLKNEPYEKDGETGQYTHKIYHLKSKVPGFVRMIAPEGSLVFHEKAWNAYPYCRTIVTNEYMKEDFFIKIETWHKPDLGSSDNVHELDPETWKSVEVIHIDIAERNQVEPGDYKEDEDPALFQSVKTKRGPLGPNWKKELAADEDCPKMCAYKLVTIKFKWWGLQNKVENFIQKQEKRIFTNFHRQLFCWIDKWIDLSMEDIRRMEDETQRELEALRHQGQVRGTSAANDE, encoded by the exons ATGGTGCTCATCAAGGAGTT ccGAGTGCTCCTGCCCTGCTCCGTGCAAGAG TATCAAGTTGGGCAGCTTTACTCTGTGGCTGAAGCCAGTAAGAATGAAACAGGTGGCGGTGAAGGGATCCAGGTTCTAAAGAATGAGCCTTACGAGAAGGATGGCGAGACGGGCCAGTATACGCATAAGATCTACCACCTGAAGAG CAAGGTCCCTGGTTTTGTGCGGATGATTGCTCCTGAAGGCTCTCTGGTCTTCCATGAAAAGGCCTGGAATGCGTACCCGTACTGCAGGACAA TTGTAACG AACGAATACATGAAAGAGGATTTCTTCATCAAGATTGAGACGTGGCACAAGCCAGACTTGGGGAGTTCAGACAAT GTCCACGAGCTGGACCCAGAAACATGGAAGAGCGTGGAAGTTATTCACATTGACATTGCAGAGCGAAACcaagtggagccagga GACTACAAGGAGGATGAGGACCCAGCCCTGTTCCAGTCCGTGAAGACCAAGAGAGGTCCCTTGGGGCCCAACTGGAAG AAGGAGCTGGCGGCTGATGAGGACTGTCCCAAAATGTGCGCCTACAAGCTGGTGACGATCAAATTCAAGTGGTGGGGGTTGCAGAATAAAGTGGAGAACTTCATTCAGAAG CAAGAAAAACGGATCTTCACTAACTTCCATCGGCAGCTGTTCTGCTGGATTGACAAGTGGATCGACCTTTCCATGGAAGACATCCGGCGAATGGAGGATGAAACCCAGAGAGAGCTGGAAGCG TTGCGTCACCAAGGTCAAGTGAGAGGGACGAGTGCTGCGAACGACGAATGA